The following coding sequences are from one Pigmentibacter sp. JX0631 window:
- a CDS encoding phosphoribosylaminoimidazolesuccinocarboxamide synthase, translated as MTLIQNIYIGKVRNSISLSNKLRILQTSNRISAFDFIFPFEINNKAEILQAISTWYFKNTSHIIENHLIGSLDTTHVLVKEAKVFPIEIVVRGYLSGSLWRLYKEKGAKEILSQYGIYLPDGMQQNQKFPEPIITPTTKAEMGHDLPISAEMAKNLIGAEKWNFIAKKSIELFHFGSKEALAKNLILVDTKYEMGEYDDKIILVDEVHTPDSSRYWIADKLDLSNPKQMSKEFLREELIKLFGSPENIKDNPANHPFFKDEKIISELIEKVTTRYLELYQTFIGSEKTPLQIANEQKVAWPIFPDTFKEIINAAIMPKNVLVVGNGGRDYTIYSSFQKLPEVSTVFCAAGKRLWDSPKFANCPATDVNEIAQFAAKEKVGLVIAGPELPIANGIAPACEKFNIPVLAPSLACASLEASKIICKEIVEAAKIKTAKSKVISWSKLKLLLLNFLENPRIQDFSLPCVLKYDSLAAGKGVFVLSTHEDIKQALITIENNLPDWEIMTKSVEAPTYSNKNNEPYFLIEETLIGEEISVIALCNNEQFRLLPIARDYKRRNNKQTGPNTGGMGTVSPVELSNIIMEQVKDTFTKILKELNQRNTPYHGFLFAGFMIDKDQNAWLLEFNCRLGDPETQVILPGLQREFYIELYRTAKKQAFLFPEKNTTPFLTDSLKRVFVVGASPEYPEKNAPKRKLVFTNNISEECQFIPTAIEPDQSTSGGRAFGLLSSGKSISIARKNIYSQIQKIKLKDAENTFVDPHYRTDIGQEFE; from the coding sequence ATGACATTAATTCAAAATATTTATATCGGAAAAGTTCGAAATAGTATATCATTATCAAATAAATTAAGAATTCTTCAAACAAGTAATAGAATATCAGCTTTTGATTTTATTTTTCCATTTGAAATAAACAATAAAGCTGAAATATTACAAGCTATTTCAACTTGGTACTTTAAAAATACAAGCCATATCATTGAAAACCATTTAATTGGATCACTGGATACGACTCATGTTTTAGTAAAAGAAGCCAAAGTTTTCCCGATAGAAATTGTAGTTAGAGGATATTTATCTGGAAGTCTATGGCGTTTATATAAAGAAAAAGGCGCAAAAGAAATTCTTAGTCAATATGGAATATATCTTCCTGATGGAATGCAACAAAATCAAAAATTTCCTGAACCCATTATCACTCCTACCACCAAAGCTGAAATGGGACACGATCTGCCTATTTCAGCAGAAATGGCTAAAAATTTAATTGGTGCAGAAAAATGGAATTTTATTGCAAAAAAATCTATTGAATTATTTCATTTTGGTAGCAAAGAAGCTCTTGCTAAAAATCTCATCCTTGTAGATACAAAATACGAAATGGGAGAATATGATGATAAAATTATATTAGTAGATGAGGTTCATACACCTGATTCTTCGCGGTATTGGATTGCAGATAAATTAGACTTATCTAATCCAAAACAAATGTCAAAAGAATTTCTTCGTGAAGAACTAATTAAGCTTTTTGGAAGTCCAGAAAATATTAAAGATAATCCTGCAAATCATCCTTTTTTTAAAGATGAAAAAATTATTTCTGAACTAATCGAAAAGGTAACAACTAGGTATCTAGAATTATATCAAACCTTTATTGGTTCTGAAAAGACTCCTCTCCAAATTGCTAATGAACAAAAAGTTGCTTGGCCAATTTTTCCAGATACTTTTAAAGAAATCATAAATGCAGCTATTATGCCAAAAAATGTTTTAGTCGTTGGTAATGGTGGCAGAGATTATACTATTTATTCTTCTTTTCAAAAACTTCCAGAAGTAAGCACAGTATTCTGTGCTGCTGGAAAAAGGCTTTGGGATTCACCAAAATTTGCAAACTGCCCTGCAACAGATGTGAATGAAATAGCTCAATTTGCTGCAAAAGAAAAAGTCGGGCTTGTCATTGCCGGTCCTGAATTACCGATTGCAAATGGTATTGCACCGGCTTGTGAAAAGTTTAATATCCCTGTGTTAGCACCCTCTTTGGCATGCGCCTCTTTAGAAGCTAGCAAAATAATTTGTAAAGAAATCGTTGAAGCAGCAAAAATAAAAACAGCAAAATCAAAAGTTATTTCATGGAGTAAATTAAAATTACTTCTCTTAAATTTTTTAGAAAATCCTAGAATTCAAGATTTTTCGTTACCTTGTGTCTTGAAGTATGATAGTCTAGCAGCTGGAAAAGGTGTTTTTGTTCTTTCAACTCATGAAGATATAAAACAAGCATTAATAACTATTGAAAATAATTTACCTGACTGGGAAATTATGACAAAATCAGTTGAAGCACCAACATATAGTAATAAAAATAATGAACCCTATTTTCTTATTGAAGAAACTTTAATAGGTGAAGAAATTTCTGTAATTGCATTATGCAATAATGAACAATTCAGACTTTTACCAATTGCTAGAGACTATAAAAGACGTAACAATAAGCAAACAGGTCCAAATACTGGTGGGATGGGAACTGTCTCCCCAGTAGAACTTTCAAATATTATAATGGAACAGGTAAAAGATACTTTTACAAAAATTTTAAAAGAATTAAACCAAAGAAATACTCCTTATCATGGTTTTTTATTTGCTGGTTTTATGATTGATAAAGACCAAAATGCTTGGTTACTAGAATTCAACTGTCGTCTTGGGGACCCCGAAACTCAAGTTATTTTACCAGGATTACAAAGAGAATTTTATATTGAGTTATATAGAACTGCAAAAAAACAAGCATTTTTATTTCCTGAAAAAAATACGACTCCCTTTCTGACAGATTCCTTAAAAAGAGTTTTTGTAGTTGGAGCTTCACCTGAATATCCTGAAAAAAATGCACCAAAAAGAAAACTTGTATTTACAAATAATATCTCTGAAGAATGTCAATTTATACCAACAGCTATTGAACCTGACCAATCAACTAGTGGTGGAAGAGCTTTTGGATTATTGAGTTCTGGTAAAAGTATTTCAATTGCGCGTAAAAATATTTACTCCCAAATTCAAAAAATTAAACTGAAAGACGCTGAAAATACTTTTGTTGATCCACATTATCGCACTGATATAGGGCAAGAGTTTGAATAA
- a CDS encoding phosphoribosylformylglycinamidine synthase subunit PurQ — MMKKTLVPVFPGTNCEKESLLWIANNLETNAEFLDLEKHSQLKKEEIDFIFIPGGFSFGDYLRAGALAARTKEMAFVKEKALENIPILGICNGFQILCESGLLPGALIKNITRQHHHFPVSIRIDISFLDESNQVKKSLWIPKFKGKILENASKVFGKEIFIPMSCGMGNWLPPSTEIDKNLAEKNAVVYYNFNENGSYKSIAGLTNESGTIFGMMPHPERASEDILGGNEGLIFLLGISQTKNIAIKQGSPLALFVEQLTQGEIYV, encoded by the coding sequence ATGATGAAAAAAACTTTAGTACCAGTTTTCCCAGGTACAAACTGTGAAAAAGAATCCTTATTATGGATTGCAAATAATTTAGAAACTAATGCTGAATTTCTAGATTTAGAAAAGCATAGTCAATTAAAAAAAGAAGAAATTGACTTTATTTTTATTCCTGGAGGTTTTAGTTTTGGTGATTATTTGCGCGCAGGTGCTTTAGCAGCAAGAACAAAAGAAATGGCTTTTGTAAAAGAAAAGGCCCTTGAAAATATTCCTATCTTAGGAATTTGCAATGGTTTTCAAATTTTATGTGAAAGTGGTCTCTTGCCAGGTGCTTTGATAAAAAATATAACCCGTCAACATCACCATTTTCCAGTTTCAATAAGAATAGATATTAGTTTTTTAGATGAATCTAACCAAGTAAAAAAGTCACTTTGGATTCCTAAATTCAAAGGTAAAATTTTAGAAAATGCAAGTAAAGTTTTTGGTAAAGAAATATTCATACCTATGTCTTGTGGCATGGGGAATTGGTTACCTCCATCTACTGAAATAGATAAAAATTTAGCAGAGAAAAATGCAGTTGTTTATTATAATTTTAACGAAAATGGAAGCTATAAATCAATTGCTGGCTTAACAAATGAAAGTGGCACTATTTTTGGGATGATGCCCCATCCAGAACGCGCATCTGAAGATATCTTAGGCGGAAATGAAGGTTTGATTTTTCTTTTAGGAATTTCACAAACAAAAAATATAGCTATAAAGCAAGGAAGTCCACTTGCTTTGTTTGTAGAACAACTGACTCAAGGAGAAATTTATGTTTGA
- a CDS encoding ATP-grasp domain-containing protein, producing the protein MRTIGILGGGQLGGMLSEALYNYGAKVVFYDPDPLSPSFHKSAFHYQGDWNDAEKLEAFFRQCDLVTYEFENVATDLLNSLIEKTKKPLFPSENVLKITQNRIAEKTFLQKNNLPVCKFIACSNLSELITKAKNFPFPFIIKTAYGGYDGKGQWVIENVTALNKTLSEITTKENTSFIIEEKIDIFSEASCIVARNSQNITVCLPIFDNIHKNQILYQTNLPSQLPITVQQKLQNIAIQAAEKLDVLGLLTTEFFISKVKNDNVKQSIEIDDFQIYINEFAPRPHNSGHISRNSCTISQYDLLARILLDIPINKPELYPGYFCMGNLLGSTWINQKKEKNLNLSCWKDHPNIISVTLYGKESATKQRKMGHFICHAENITDCNKFSENFRKDLNESD; encoded by the coding sequence ATGAGAACCATAGGAATTTTAGGAGGTGGGCAACTCGGTGGAATGCTATCTGAGGCTTTATACAATTATGGAGCTAAAGTAGTTTTTTATGATCCCGATCCCCTTTCTCCTTCTTTTCATAAATCAGCTTTTCATTATCAGGGAGATTGGAATGATGCTGAAAAACTCGAAGCTTTTTTTCGACAATGCGATTTAGTTACTTATGAATTTGAAAATGTTGCAACAGATCTCCTAAATTCTTTGATAGAAAAAACAAAAAAACCTTTATTTCCATCAGAAAATGTTCTTAAAATAACCCAAAATAGAATAGCAGAGAAAACTTTTTTACAAAAAAATAATTTACCAGTCTGTAAATTTATTGCTTGTTCAAACTTATCTGAACTCATTACTAAGGCAAAAAATTTTCCTTTTCCTTTTATTATAAAAACAGCGTATGGTGGATATGATGGAAAAGGGCAATGGGTTATTGAAAATGTTACGGCATTAAATAAAACTCTTTCTGAGATTACTACAAAAGAAAATACGTCTTTTATAATTGAAGAAAAAATTGATATTTTCTCTGAAGCTAGTTGCATAGTTGCCCGTAATTCTCAAAATATTACCGTATGTTTACCTATCTTTGATAATATTCACAAGAATCAGATATTATACCAAACAAATCTGCCCTCACAATTACCAATAACTGTACAACAAAAATTACAAAATATTGCCATTCAAGCTGCTGAAAAATTGGACGTTTTAGGCTTGTTAACTACTGAATTTTTTATTTCAAAAGTAAAAAATGATAATGTAAAGCAATCAATTGAAATAGATGATTTTCAAATTTATATTAATGAGTTCGCTCCCCGTCCGCATAACTCTGGCCATATTTCAAGAAATTCATGCACTATAAGTCAATATGATCTTCTAGCAAGAATATTATTAGATATACCAATAAATAAGCCTGAATTGTATCCCGGATATTTTTGTATGGGTAATTTATTAGGTTCTACTTGGATTAATCAAAAGAAAGAAAAAAACCTTAATTTAAGTTGTTGGAAAGATCATCCTAATATTATTTCCGTTACTTTATATGGCAAAGAATCTGCAACTAAACAAAGAAAAATGGGGCATTTTATTTGTCATGCAGAAAACATTACAGATTGCAATAAATTTTCTGAAAACTTTAGAAAGGATTTAAATGAATCTGATTAA
- the purE gene encoding 5-(carboxyamino)imidazole ribonucleotide mutase, with translation MHNSPIVSIIMGSQSDYETLKYSENICAEFDIPYEIQIISAHRTPKLMFDYAESVKTKGIKVIIAGAGGAAHLPGMVSGLTLVPVLAVPVQSKALNGLDSLLSIVQMPGGIPTATFAIGQAGAVNAALFAIQILAMENDALFKKLEHWRTMKSMNALEGNQIVQEKTRKNQGKQEP, from the coding sequence ATGCATAACAGCCCAATTGTTTCCATTATAATGGGAAGTCAATCTGACTACGAAACTTTAAAATATAGTGAAAACATTTGTGCGGAATTTGATATTCCCTATGAAATTCAAATCATAAGTGCCCACAGGACTCCAAAATTAATGTTTGATTATGCTGAATCTGTGAAAACGAAAGGTATTAAAGTAATCATTGCTGGAGCTGGTGGAGCTGCTCATTTACCCGGAATGGTAAGCGGATTGACTTTGGTTCCTGTTCTTGCTGTTCCAGTTCAATCAAAAGCTCTAAATGGTTTAGATAGCTTATTATCGATTGTCCAAATGCCAGGCGGAATTCCAACGGCTACGTTTGCTATTGGACAAGCAGGAGCAGTAAATGCAGCGTTATTTGCAATTCAAATTTTAGCAATGGAAAATGATGCTTTATTTAAAAAATTAGAACACTGGCGCACGATGAAAAGCATGAATGCCCTTGAAGGTAATCAAATAGTTCAAGAGAAAACTCGCAAAAATCAAGGAAAGCAAGAACCATGA
- the purF gene encoding amidophosphoribosyltransferase, with translation MCGVFGVTNTENASKIAYLGLFALQHRGQESAGISSTNSTEIISHKNSGLVIDVFKETDLTKLKGNHAIGHVRYSTAGGNSDANIQPLTARIGGVPVSLSHNGNIVNSEEMRQFLESSGAILQATSDTELILHLMARSSKKEFIAKLTHAFEELFGAFSLLLLTPTHMYAVVDACGYRPLSLGLIKNESEIPSWVLASETCAMDLVGAEFIRDISPGEILSIELTTGKIESVFFNLTTQQSKNLQQAKCIFEHVYFARPDSLVWNMLANDTRFAMGEELAKNNPVQADMVIAVPDSGVPMAMGYANASGIPYKIGLIRNHYVGRTFIEPTQNVRNFKVRLKLNPVRETIKGKKVIVIDDSIVRGTTSQKIVELLREAGAKEVHMRIASPPVKFPCFYGIDTPKRQDLLAQVMTSNEMNDYLKSDSLSFLSEKQLLIVMQKFQKNNKLENSAHENGGWCTACFTGNYQDKIAQQKGCGFIKELKNA, from the coding sequence ATGTGCGGAGTTTTTGGAGTAACTAATACTGAAAATGCTTCAAAAATAGCTTATCTTGGTCTTTTTGCTTTACAACATAGGGGTCAAGAAAGTGCTGGCATTTCCTCAACCAATTCTACTGAAATTATTAGTCATAAGAATTCTGGTTTAGTTATTGATGTTTTCAAAGAAACAGATTTAACTAAACTAAAAGGTAATCATGCTATAGGGCATGTTAGATACAGCACTGCTGGAGGAAACTCTGACGCAAATATTCAACCACTAACTGCTCGTATTGGTGGAGTTCCTGTTTCCTTATCTCATAATGGGAATATAGTTAACTCCGAAGAAATGCGCCAATTTTTAGAATCCTCAGGCGCTATATTACAAGCTACTTCTGATACAGAACTTATTTTACATTTAATGGCTCGAAGTAGTAAAAAAGAATTTATTGCAAAACTTACCCATGCTTTTGAAGAATTATTCGGAGCATTTTCTTTATTACTCCTTACCCCGACTCATATGTATGCCGTTGTAGATGCCTGTGGATATCGACCTTTATCTCTTGGTTTAATAAAAAATGAGAGTGAAATTCCTAGCTGGGTTCTTGCAAGTGAAACATGTGCAATGGATTTAGTTGGCGCTGAATTTATCCGCGATATTTCTCCTGGAGAAATATTAAGTATTGAGCTTACTACTGGAAAAATTGAAAGCGTATTTTTTAACTTAACAACTCAACAAAGTAAAAATCTGCAACAGGCTAAATGTATATTTGAACATGTTTATTTTGCTCGTCCTGATAGCCTTGTTTGGAATATGTTAGCAAATGATACGCGTTTTGCGATGGGCGAAGAACTCGCTAAGAATAATCCTGTCCAAGCAGACATGGTTATTGCTGTTCCAGACAGTGGTGTTCCAATGGCAATGGGCTATGCTAACGCTTCGGGTATTCCGTATAAAATTGGTTTAATTAGAAATCACTACGTCGGTAGAACGTTTATTGAACCAACACAAAATGTTAGAAATTTCAAAGTAAGATTAAAATTAAATCCTGTTCGGGAAACGATCAAAGGCAAAAAAGTTATTGTTATAGATGACAGTATTGTCAGAGGAACCACTTCCCAAAAAATAGTAGAATTATTGCGAGAAGCAGGTGCGAAAGAAGTGCATATGCGAATCGCCTCCCCTCCTGTTAAGTTTCCCTGTTTTTATGGGATAGATACTCCCAAAAGACAAGATTTACTGGCGCAAGTCATGACCTCAAATGAAATGAATGATTATTTAAAATCTGACTCTCTATCTTTTCTTTCTGAAAAACAACTTCTGATTGTAATGCAAAAATTCCAAAAAAATAATAAGTTAGAAAATTCCGCCCACGAAAATGGAGGATGGTGTACTGCTTGTTTTACTGGAAACTATCAAGATAAAATTGCACAACAAAAAGGATGTGGCTTTATAAAGGAATTAAAAAATGCATAA
- a CDS encoding AIR synthase related protein codes for MFDSNLLTAEFVAQAQQFGLNKEELINFCTKLNRIPSHEELAVCGALWSEHCSYKSSRVHLKRFHTEEPWVIQGPGENAGVIAINKNYGIAFKMESHNHPSYLEPYQGAATGVGGILRDVFCMGAYPIASLNCLRFGEGTWNAKLIRDTVRGIGDYGNSVGVPTVTGDISFHNKYSKNILVNAFNAGLIHKDKIFKGILSEETTSKVTNIEKIKIKQNINADLQNILFPESENVLIYFGSATGRDGVHGATMSSSEFSSTGNTLKPTVQVGDPFAEKVLLEATLSLIEKKLTIGLQDMGAAGLTSSSVEMAGRSGCGVAIDLNKVPQRASNMQAWEILLSESQERMLCAVKPENVSAVLSELEKFNITYAEIGKVNATGLFTCIFDNTIVTATPVPILVDETPKYNWPIQRKEEYLQEKKIIKNEATENIWQQKNDTDKLSLSLSLKNSDIHNDILSDIQLENLIERYPNLIPKLFAHPMNANRSPVFHNYCSTVQGNSVAACGSLQTASAGVVRLPEYAQELNSNGKLSTTGIAIAGGCEERWVELDPFHGSALTALKIARKLVASGAVPLAMTDCLNFGSPKSPDVMRQFSDAIDGINLIAKEMHIPIVSGNVSLNNQTEGIPIPPTPMLGMVGRVDDVNKVPLDRLPIRYFDKTKEKSIKLYHISLSNSLENSSYLASQTAWIFGGENSDCPKINISSEKNIWNFILKTIQLKSPKISRPIGHGGMLGSLISLALNSNCLIDLEKALWKKSSKELFSEGNMGFILGFKEEENFESIFNSSIHTDIVVTKIAELKPIGSNISMPIYDHDLVYSDFSSSLKKYFDTLSCAEKETK; via the coding sequence ATGTTTGATTCAAACCTCCTAACAGCTGAATTTGTAGCTCAAGCACAGCAATTTGGTTTAAACAAAGAAGAATTAATAAATTTCTGCACTAAATTAAATAGAATACCAAGTCATGAAGAGTTAGCAGTTTGTGGTGCACTTTGGAGCGAACACTGCTCTTATAAATCTTCAAGAGTTCACTTGAAAAGATTTCACACAGAAGAACCTTGGGTTATCCAAGGACCTGGAGAAAATGCGGGTGTAATAGCAATAAATAAAAATTATGGAATTGCTTTTAAAATGGAATCTCACAACCACCCTAGTTACTTAGAGCCTTATCAAGGAGCTGCGACGGGTGTTGGCGGTATCCTGCGTGATGTGTTTTGTATGGGAGCTTATCCAATAGCAAGCTTAAATTGTCTGCGTTTTGGTGAAGGAACATGGAATGCAAAATTAATTCGCGATACCGTTCGTGGAATTGGTGACTACGGAAACTCTGTTGGTGTACCTACAGTAACAGGCGATATTAGTTTTCATAATAAGTATAGTAAAAATATTTTGGTAAATGCTTTTAATGCTGGATTAATTCATAAAGATAAAATTTTTAAAGGAATTCTTTCTGAAGAAACAACAAGTAAAGTAACAAATATTGAAAAGATAAAAATCAAACAAAATATAAATGCTGATTTGCAAAATATTTTGTTTCCAGAATCTGAAAATGTTTTAATTTATTTTGGATCTGCAACAGGACGTGATGGCGTTCATGGAGCTACGATGAGTAGCTCCGAATTTTCATCCACGGGGAACACTCTTAAACCAACTGTACAGGTTGGGGATCCTTTCGCGGAAAAAGTTTTATTAGAAGCTACATTATCGTTAATTGAAAAGAAATTAACAATAGGTCTGCAGGATATGGGTGCTGCAGGTTTAACATCTAGCTCAGTAGAAATGGCAGGTCGTTCTGGTTGCGGTGTTGCCATCGATTTAAATAAAGTTCCTCAACGTGCAAGCAATATGCAAGCATGGGAAATACTTTTAAGCGAATCACAAGAAAGAATGTTGTGCGCAGTAAAACCCGAAAATGTTTCTGCCGTTCTATCTGAATTGGAAAAATTCAATATCACTTATGCTGAAATTGGAAAAGTAAATGCTACAGGTTTATTCACATGTATTTTTGATAACACAATTGTAACTGCAACTCCAGTTCCAATTTTAGTGGATGAAACACCTAAATACAATTGGCCAATTCAAAGGAAAGAAGAATACTTACAAGAGAAAAAAATAATTAAAAACGAAGCAACAGAAAATATCTGGCAGCAAAAAAATGATACAGATAAATTAAGTTTGTCTTTATCATTAAAAAATTCAGATATTCATAATGACATTCTTTCAGATATTCAACTAGAAAATTTGATTGAACGTTATCCAAATTTAATTCCTAAACTTTTTGCGCATCCGATGAATGCAAACAGATCACCTGTATTTCATAATTATTGCTCAACTGTTCAAGGAAATAGTGTTGCAGCTTGTGGATCTTTACAAACAGCTTCCGCTGGTGTTGTCCGTTTACCTGAATATGCACAAGAATTAAATTCTAATGGAAAGTTAAGTACTACAGGAATCGCAATCGCAGGAGGCTGCGAAGAGCGTTGGGTTGAATTAGATCCTTTTCATGGTTCAGCATTAACTGCATTAAAAATTGCTAGAAAATTAGTTGCCAGTGGAGCTGTTCCTTTAGCTATGACTGATTGTTTAAATTTTGGAAGTCCCAAATCACCTGATGTAATGCGACAATTTTCAGATGCAATTGATGGAATTAATTTAATAGCAAAAGAAATGCATATTCCGATAGTAAGTGGGAATGTAAGTTTAAACAATCAAACAGAAGGTATACCAATTCCTCCTACTCCGATGTTAGGAATGGTTGGCAGAGTTGATGATGTTAACAAAGTACCTTTAGATAGATTACCTATAAGATATTTTGATAAAACTAAAGAAAAATCAATAAAGTTATATCACATTTCATTAAGTAATTCTCTTGAAAATTCAAGTTACCTTGCTTCTCAAACGGCATGGATTTTTGGAGGAGAAAATTCTGATTGTCCAAAAATTAATATAAGTAGTGAAAAAAATATTTGGAATTTCATTTTAAAAACAATTCAACTAAAGTCACCAAAAATTTCTAGACCCATAGGACATGGAGGAATGCTAGGTTCTTTAATTTCTCTAGCTTTAAATTCAAATTGTTTAATAGATTTAGAAAAAGCATTATGGAAAAAATCTAGCAAAGAATTATTTTCTGAAGGAAATATGGGCTTTATTTTAGGATTTAAAGAAGAAGAAAACTTTGAATCAATATTTAATTCTTCTATCCACACAGATATCGTTGTTACTAAAATAGCAGAATTAAAACCAATTGGATCTAATATAAGTATGCCTATATATGATCATGATCTTGTTTATTCAGATTTTTCTAGTTCCCTTAAAAAATATTTTGACACACTTTCATGCGCTGAAAAGGAAACAAAGTAA
- a CDS encoding orotidine 5'-phosphate decarboxylase / HUMPS family protein gives MNLINTKMCLGIDPNPIVKDFENFKSSVYKHMEILSFSCGKLSNYIIKPQLAYFLLHGSKGLLLLEELVAKFHKDYTIILDGKFNDISTTLKAYLDFAFVTLGVHGITISPFLGEKSIELAVEQCVEHVGKKGRVYVLCATSENSNSDLSYIQDNWRNILTSCKKVRENILFNDPIYSQVTGVVIAANREEILFSHEFISSGLSALCPGIGAQGADWNVITKCKKMPNEMIFPFSRAVFSGGNIEIDAMYENITNINKYFQGS, from the coding sequence ATGAATCTGATTAATACAAAAATGTGTTTAGGAATTGATCCAAATCCTATTGTAAAAGACTTTGAAAACTTTAAAAGCTCTGTTTATAAACATATGGAAATTTTAAGTTTTAGTTGCGGTAAATTAAGTAATTATATCATAAAACCACAGTTAGCTTATTTTTTATTGCACGGAAGTAAAGGGTTATTACTTCTAGAAGAATTAGTAGCTAAATTTCATAAAGATTATACTATTATACTTGATGGAAAATTTAACGATATTTCTACAACCTTAAAAGCTTATTTAGATTTTGCTTTTGTTACGTTAGGTGTTCATGGAATTACCATTAGTCCTTTTTTAGGTGAAAAATCGATAGAACTTGCTGTTGAACAATGTGTTGAACATGTAGGAAAAAAGGGAAGAGTTTATGTTCTTTGCGCAACTAGTGAAAATAGTAATTCAGATTTATCTTATATTCAAGATAACTGGAGAAATATTTTAACTTCCTGCAAAAAAGTTCGGGAAAATATTCTATTTAATGATCCCATTTATTCCCAAGTAACAGGAGTTGTAATTGCTGCAAACAGAGAAGAAATTCTTTTTTCTCATGAATTTATCTCGAGCGGATTAAGTGCTTTATGTCCTGGTATAGGAGCTCAAGGTGCAGATTGGAATGTTATTACAAAATGCAAAAAAATGCCAAATGAAATGATTTTTCCATTTAGTAGAGCGGTTTTTTCTGGTGGTAATATCGAGATAGATGCTATGTACGAAAATATAACCAATATTAATAAGTATTTTCAAGGATCTTAA